One genomic segment of Amycolatopsis sp. Hca4 includes these proteins:
- a CDS encoding PP2C family protein-serine/threonine phosphatase, whose protein sequence is MSRSLDAQHRLQQLESIIGAPASHLGLAETLAETLQRLCEVMEVDTATVLRYQPSGRQLVAFAAAGIEEEVHQGVRVPVGSGFAGRVALERAPVILDHVDETTVVNSLLWERGLRSMLGVPMLAGSELVGVLHVGSVTPRPFGEPDVATMQLLADRLAVAIQVESQEENRTATMALQRSLLPSSLPDVTGLAFGARYVPGAETGIGGDWYDLFTLPGDRLGVVMGDVSGHGLDAAVIMGRLRSALRAYALDSESPAEVLAKLDRKANHFEHGAMATVAYGIIGPDRETLTLSLAGHLPPVLALAGEPARLADAPPDPPIGLTIGVPERRTTVVELPHEAVLLLYTDGLVERRDRPVDVGMAQLAATVRAGDPDRLCAQVMAAMIGNRAAQDDVALLAIRRLAVPAGS, encoded by the coding sequence ATGTCGCGAAGTCTCGACGCCCAGCACCGGCTGCAGCAGCTGGAATCGATCATCGGCGCACCCGCTTCCCACCTCGGGCTGGCCGAGACGCTCGCCGAGACCCTGCAGCGCCTGTGCGAGGTCATGGAGGTCGACACCGCGACCGTGCTGCGGTACCAGCCCAGTGGCCGCCAGCTCGTGGCCTTCGCCGCCGCGGGCATCGAAGAGGAGGTCCACCAGGGCGTGCGGGTGCCGGTGGGCAGCGGGTTCGCCGGCCGGGTCGCGCTCGAGCGGGCCCCCGTAATCCTCGACCACGTCGACGAGACGACGGTGGTGAACTCCCTGCTGTGGGAACGCGGGCTGCGTTCCATGCTCGGGGTGCCCATGCTCGCCGGCAGCGAGCTCGTCGGCGTGCTGCACGTGGGTTCCGTAACGCCCAGGCCGTTCGGCGAGCCCGACGTGGCCACCATGCAGCTGCTGGCCGATCGCCTGGCGGTGGCGATCCAGGTGGAGTCGCAGGAGGAGAACCGCACCGCCACCATGGCGCTGCAGCGGAGCCTGCTGCCCAGCAGCCTGCCCGACGTGACCGGCCTGGCCTTCGGCGCGCGGTACGTGCCCGGCGCGGAGACCGGGATCGGCGGCGACTGGTACGACCTGTTCACGCTGCCGGGCGACCGGCTCGGCGTGGTGATGGGCGATGTCTCGGGCCACGGCCTCGACGCGGCCGTGATCATGGGGCGGCTGCGCAGTGCCCTGCGCGCCTACGCCCTCGACTCCGAAAGCCCCGCCGAGGTGCTCGCCAAGCTCGACCGCAAGGCCAACCACTTCGAACACGGGGCGATGGCCACGGTGGCCTACGGGATCATCGGGCCGGACCGCGAAACGCTGACGCTGTCCCTGGCCGGCCACCTGCCCCCGGTGCTGGCCCTCGCCGGCGAACCGGCCCGGCTGGCCGACGCGCCGCCGGACCCCCCGATCGGGCTGACCATCGGGGTGCCGGAACGCCGGACGACCGTGGTCGAGCTGCCGCACGAGGCCGTGCTGTTGCTCTACACCGATGGTCTGGTGGAACGGCGGGACCGGCCCGTGGACGTCGGGATGGCGCAGCTGGCGGCGACCGTGCGGGCGGGTGACCCGGACCGGCTCTGCGCGCAGGTGATGGCCGCGATGATCGGCAACCGGGCGGCCCAGGACGACGTCGCCCTGCTGGCCATCCGGCGCCTCGCCGTCCCGGCCGGCAGCTGA
- a CDS encoding STAS domain-containing protein, with protein sequence MTEHTHTESSATAVPFGEFRIARTEQGDTVVVEVAGDVDTTTAPALVEAADEALAAQPPVLVVDLTRVEFLASPGLTALLAIHRNAGDSTAVRIVAAGRATLRPIQLTGLEDSLSLFPTREAALAGS encoded by the coding sequence ATGACCGAGCACACCCACACCGAAAGCTCGGCCACCGCTGTGCCGTTCGGGGAGTTCCGGATCGCCCGGACGGAGCAAGGAGACACCGTCGTCGTCGAGGTCGCCGGAGACGTGGACACGACCACCGCGCCGGCGCTCGTGGAAGCCGCCGACGAAGCACTGGCCGCGCAACCGCCGGTGCTGGTGGTCGACCTGACCCGCGTCGAGTTCCTCGCTTCGCCCGGTCTGACCGCGCTGCTGGCCATCCACCGCAACGCCGGTGACAGCACCGCGGTGCGGATCGTCGCGGCCGGCCGGGCCACCCTGCGCCCGATCCAGCTGACCGGTCTCGAGGACAGCCTTTCGCTCTTCCCGACCCGCGAAGCGGCGCTCGCCGGGTCCTGA
- a CDS encoding STAS domain-containing protein, with protein MGERDVTGDSLEDAASSAGSVALESRDGAAVLRVEGALDLALAPKLRQLAERAGRLLPSVLVIDLTGVTFLASAGMAELVRAHRGAGASVPLRVVAAGRITLRPLELTRLTDELAIYPSLSEALAPR; from the coding sequence ATGGGTGAACGGGACGTGACCGGGGACTCACTCGAAGACGCCGCCAGTTCGGCGGGATCCGTAGCGCTGGAGAGCCGGGACGGTGCGGCGGTGCTGCGCGTCGAAGGCGCCCTCGACCTCGCGCTCGCCCCGAAACTGCGCCAATTGGCCGAACGCGCGGGCCGCCTGCTGCCGTCGGTGCTCGTGATCGACCTCACCGGGGTCACGTTCCTGGCCTCGGCGGGTATGGCCGAGCTCGTCCGGGCCCACCGCGGGGCCGGCGCGTCGGTGCCCCTGCGGGTGGTGGCCGCCGGCCGGATCACCCTGCGCCCGCTGGAGCTGACCCGGTTGACCGACGAGCTCGCCATCTACCCGTCGCTGTCCGAAGCGCTGGCTCCCCGATGA
- a CDS encoding PP2C family protein-serine/threonine phosphatase, giving the protein MTPRPDFDAVLDAVRGTFLDGDGVPVITEVRALGPEEVRALLGEHVTRAVTDCAALADLVPGKAITHAVAVADDDGERGALVYTTVEIAGTPEAAATAIQAATDGLARTVRRLRGEAAVLDALHSTGRELTAQLDIDRIVQAATDAATQATGAGFGAFFYNLIDEFGESYTLYTISGVPREAFARFPMPRNTDVFAPTFDGTGTVRSPDITRDPRFGKNAPYHGMPEGHLPVCSYLAVPVLSPTSGEVLGGFFFGHPEPDRFTARHEYLAEGIAAYTAIALDNARLYERERSLASELSRSMLPVAPPTPGLDVFTRYLPAATGSKVGGDWFDVIRLPSGATAFVIGDVVGHGITAATVMGQVRTAIRSYALLELPPSEVLRNVSELSVGLFGETFVTCFYAVHRPADHTLAYANAGHLPAILVRPGEPPEQIGEALAQPLGVGSVFPQRTAGFPVGADLVLYTDGLVESRTRDLTLGVEWLLAGIPGLLTAADLETAWDKLVDELTRGRHDDDIAVIHVRHRGEDAP; this is encoded by the coding sequence ATGACGCCCCGGCCGGACTTCGACGCCGTGCTCGACGCCGTGCGCGGGACCTTCCTCGACGGGGACGGCGTCCCGGTGATCACCGAGGTCCGCGCCCTCGGTCCGGAGGAAGTGCGCGCGCTGCTCGGCGAACACGTCACGCGGGCGGTGACCGACTGCGCGGCCCTCGCGGACCTGGTGCCGGGCAAGGCGATCACCCACGCCGTCGCCGTCGCGGACGACGACGGCGAGCGTGGCGCACTGGTCTACACCACCGTGGAGATCGCCGGGACCCCGGAAGCCGCCGCCACGGCGATCCAGGCCGCCACCGACGGCCTGGCCCGCACCGTCCGGCGGCTGCGCGGCGAAGCCGCGGTCCTGGACGCGCTGCACTCCACCGGCCGGGAACTGACCGCGCAGCTCGACATCGACCGGATCGTGCAGGCCGCGACCGACGCGGCCACCCAGGCGACCGGCGCCGGCTTCGGCGCGTTCTTCTACAACCTGATCGACGAGTTCGGCGAGTCGTACACGCTGTACACGATCTCGGGCGTGCCGCGGGAGGCGTTCGCCCGCTTCCCCATGCCGCGCAACACCGACGTGTTCGCCCCGACCTTCGACGGCACCGGCACCGTGCGCAGCCCCGACATCACGCGGGACCCGCGGTTCGGGAAGAACGCGCCGTACCACGGGATGCCCGAGGGACACCTGCCCGTCTGCAGCTACCTGGCCGTCCCGGTGCTCAGCCCGACCTCCGGGGAGGTGCTGGGCGGGTTCTTCTTCGGCCACCCCGAGCCGGACCGGTTCACCGCCCGGCACGAGTACCTGGCCGAGGGCATCGCCGCCTACACGGCCATCGCGCTGGACAACGCCCGGCTCTACGAACGCGAGCGCAGCCTCGCCTCGGAGCTGTCCCGCAGCATGCTGCCGGTCGCCCCGCCGACGCCCGGGCTCGATGTGTTCACCCGGTACCTGCCCGCGGCCACCGGGAGCAAGGTCGGCGGCGACTGGTTCGACGTCATCCGGCTGCCGTCGGGGGCCACCGCGTTCGTCATCGGCGACGTCGTCGGCCACGGCATCACCGCGGCGACCGTGATGGGCCAGGTCCGCACGGCCATCCGCAGCTACGCGCTGCTGGAGCTGCCGCCGTCGGAGGTCCTGCGCAACGTCTCCGAACTGTCCGTCGGGCTGTTCGGCGAAACCTTCGTGACCTGCTTCTACGCGGTCCACCGGCCCGCCGACCACACGCTCGCCTACGCCAACGCCGGCCACCTGCCCGCGATCCTGGTCCGCCCGGGCGAGCCCCCGGAGCAGATCGGCGAAGCACTGGCGCAGCCGCTCGGCGTCGGTTCGGTCTTCCCGCAGCGTACGGCGGGTTTCCCGGTGGGCGCGGACCTCGTGCTCTACACCGACGGCCTGGTCGAAAGCCGTACCCGTGACCTCACCCTTGGCGTCGAATGGCTCCTGGCGGGTATCCCGGGACTGCTGACCGCCGCCGACCTCGAAACGGCGTGGGACAAGCTCGTCGACGAACTGACGCGCGGCCGGCACGACGACGACATCGCCGTGATCCACGTTCGCCACCGCGGAGAGGACGCCCCATGA
- a CDS encoding ATP-binding protein, whose protein sequence is MTDPLSPGAPAPTDTFHRRTAAIAEQLPELREGLARWLGTLPLSLERREDIVLAGYEAMANSAEHAYPGGQPGPVDVRAEALPGRLTVTVTDYGTWRPPSGSNGLRGRGLLLIDTLADHCAQVHRDDGTTITMTWLLG, encoded by the coding sequence ATGACGGACCCCCTCTCCCCCGGCGCACCCGCGCCGACGGACACGTTCCACCGGCGCACCGCCGCGATCGCCGAACAACTGCCGGAACTGCGCGAAGGGCTCGCCCGCTGGCTGGGCACGCTGCCGCTGAGCCTCGAACGGCGGGAGGACATCGTCCTCGCCGGCTACGAGGCGATGGCCAACTCCGCCGAGCACGCCTACCCCGGCGGGCAGCCGGGCCCGGTCGACGTCCGGGCCGAGGCGCTGCCGGGCCGGCTGACCGTGACGGTCACCGACTACGGCACCTGGCGCCCGCCGTCCGGTTCGAACGGGCTGCGCGGCCGCGGCCTGCTGCTCATCGACACCCTCGCCGACCACTGCGCGCAGGTGCACCGCGACGACGGCACCACGATCACGATGACCTGGCTGCTCGGCTGA
- a CDS encoding SpoIIE family protein phosphatase — MSVGEEAGHRAVFPGTSRMAARMRDFDWASSPLGEPVGWPVTLTTAVRICLTSRFPMIVWWGPELRFLYNDAYLPLLGTKHPALDKPGSDVWAEIWHIIGPMLDSVMSTGEATWSEDLLLPMNRHGYWEETYWTYSYSPVHDDEGAVRAVFTAVSDTTERVIGARRLATLRELSAQAGRARNVGEACELVAGVLGRAGADVPYAAIHIRQDDGALTRAAVTAGGESAGDAATWPLADVLADGAPRTVSGDALGELPSGGWSTPPTEAVVLPLPGDAGDAATGVIVLAASAGRALDESYRTFLGLVAQQTTALVNGAIAYQVQQRRAEELAALDAAKTTFFANVSHEFRTPLTLILGPAAELREALAGAGERVREEVDVIQRNALRLGRLVNNLLDFSRIEAGRMQARFEPVDLGTFTAELASVFRAAVERAGLAFEVDCDPSDEPVHVDRGMWEKVVFNLLSNAVKFTFDGAIRVRSTIEDGHAVIAVSDTGIGIDAAELPRLFERFHRITTARARSNEGSGIGLALVRELVGMHGGTVTVESTPGAGTTFRVRVPLGTHHLPAEHVVDVPTTGGAAAESAEPYVQEALRWLPDAGEADRPAPAAAAGARVLVADDNADMRDYLVRLLREDYAVTAVRDGVEAFAAACAEPPELIISDVMMPRLDGLGLLAELRGDPRTAAVPVLLLSARAGQEAAVDGLAAGADDYLVKPFSAQELLARVHTTVRLARLRTQHTRWRAAMIESLQEGFFVCDAEGQVVEINAAFTELLGFGTGGLPYAPPFPWWPDRDADADAHRQVAEASERAWDEPAGSLVLPMRHQDGHRVWIAIAYTRLHDDEGRRRVVGTIRDVTAERYAVQRETALASMNQRLAGISGAPEVLRTALKLLRELWDARRVLAVTWPRDGEPEVASTDPADPQWTELPTPLRASLDHVRGLPALHAAAAGSGAGTTVDHPGGRLTLWVEPPAGRPLGTEDRTLLALLAGTLAHALSRAHRDDQQREVALALQRSILGPARLPEGFAVRYEPATPPLEVGGDWYDVVPLAGERIGIVVGDCVGRGLAAAAVMGQLRSACRALLLETGSPAPTLAALDRFAWRLPGAVCTTVFCGVLDPAAGTLTYSSAGHLPASLVHRNGTAEFLEDAGSVPLAVRVAAPRPETKAVVPIGSLLMLYTDGLVERRRESLDDGMDRAMTVAHDTRGAELGEVAAALMDRLRPAEGYEDDVALLLYRRSVPALDFEFAAHPDHLASTRHWLRAWLANAELDADLAQDVLVAAGEACANAVEHAYGEDGGATAHLAARLTGRHLVVTVTDQGRWKQPPPDNHVLRGRGVPMMEALADAVAFRHDSAGTTVTLEWRIGS; from the coding sequence ATGAGCGTCGGGGAAGAGGCCGGCCACCGGGCCGTGTTTCCCGGGACCAGCAGGATGGCCGCCCGGATGCGGGACTTCGACTGGGCGTCGTCCCCGCTCGGTGAGCCCGTGGGCTGGCCGGTCACCCTGACGACGGCGGTGCGGATCTGCCTGACCTCCCGGTTCCCGATGATCGTCTGGTGGGGCCCGGAGCTGCGGTTCCTCTACAACGACGCGTACCTGCCGCTGCTGGGCACCAAGCACCCGGCGCTGGACAAGCCGGGTTCGGACGTCTGGGCCGAGATCTGGCACATCATCGGCCCGATGCTGGACAGCGTGATGTCCACCGGCGAGGCGACCTGGTCGGAGGACCTGCTGCTGCCGATGAACCGGCACGGCTACTGGGAAGAAACCTACTGGACGTACTCCTACAGCCCGGTGCACGACGACGAAGGCGCCGTGCGGGCGGTGTTCACCGCGGTTTCCGACACGACCGAGCGGGTGATCGGCGCCCGGCGGCTGGCGACGCTGCGCGAGCTCAGCGCCCAGGCCGGCCGCGCCCGGAACGTCGGCGAAGCCTGCGAGCTGGTCGCCGGGGTGCTGGGCCGGGCCGGCGCCGACGTCCCCTACGCGGCGATCCACATCCGGCAGGACGACGGGGCGCTCACCCGGGCGGCCGTCACCGCCGGCGGCGAGAGCGCGGGTGACGCGGCCACCTGGCCGCTCGCGGACGTGCTCGCCGACGGGGCACCGCGGACGGTGTCCGGCGACGCGCTCGGCGAGCTGCCGTCCGGCGGCTGGTCCACCCCGCCGACCGAGGCGGTGGTGCTGCCGCTGCCCGGTGACGCCGGCGACGCCGCGACCGGCGTGATCGTGCTGGCGGCGAGCGCCGGGCGGGCGCTCGACGAGTCCTACCGGACGTTCCTCGGGCTGGTCGCCCAGCAGACGACGGCGCTGGTCAACGGCGCGATCGCCTACCAGGTCCAGCAGCGGCGCGCCGAGGAGCTGGCCGCGCTCGACGCCGCGAAGACGACGTTCTTCGCCAACGTCAGCCACGAGTTCCGGACGCCGCTCACGCTGATCCTGGGCCCGGCCGCCGAGCTGCGGGAGGCCCTCGCGGGCGCCGGCGAGCGGGTGCGGGAGGAAGTCGACGTCATCCAGCGCAACGCGTTGCGGCTGGGCCGGCTGGTGAACAACCTGCTCGACTTCTCCCGGATCGAAGCCGGCCGGATGCAGGCCCGCTTCGAACCGGTGGACCTCGGGACGTTCACCGCGGAGCTGGCGAGCGTCTTCCGCGCCGCCGTCGAGCGGGCCGGCCTGGCGTTCGAGGTCGACTGCGACCCGTCGGACGAGCCGGTGCACGTCGACCGCGGGATGTGGGAGAAGGTCGTCTTCAACCTGCTGTCCAACGCGGTCAAGTTCACCTTCGACGGCGCGATCCGGGTGAGGAGCACCATCGAAGACGGGCACGCGGTGATCGCCGTGTCCGACACCGGGATCGGGATCGACGCCGCCGAGCTGCCGCGCCTGTTCGAGCGGTTCCACCGGATCACGACCGCGCGGGCGCGGTCGAACGAGGGCAGCGGGATCGGCCTGGCCCTGGTGCGCGAGCTCGTCGGCATGCACGGCGGCACCGTCACCGTGGAGAGCACGCCGGGCGCCGGGACGACGTTCCGGGTCCGGGTGCCGCTGGGCACGCACCACCTGCCCGCCGAGCACGTCGTCGACGTGCCCACGACCGGCGGGGCCGCCGCGGAGTCGGCGGAACCGTACGTGCAGGAGGCCCTGCGCTGGCTGCCGGACGCCGGCGAGGCCGACCGGCCCGCGCCCGCCGCGGCCGCGGGGGCCCGCGTCCTGGTCGCCGACGACAACGCCGACATGCGCGACTACCTCGTCCGGTTGCTGCGCGAGGACTACGCGGTGACCGCGGTGCGCGACGGCGTCGAGGCGTTCGCCGCCGCCTGCGCCGAGCCGCCCGAGCTGATCATCAGCGACGTCATGATGCCCCGGCTCGACGGCCTCGGCCTGCTCGCCGAGCTGCGCGGCGACCCGCGCACCGCGGCCGTGCCGGTGCTGCTGCTGTCGGCGCGGGCCGGGCAGGAAGCCGCCGTCGACGGGCTGGCCGCCGGGGCCGACGACTACCTCGTGAAGCCGTTCTCGGCGCAGGAGCTGCTCGCTCGTGTCCACACCACCGTCCGGCTGGCCCGGCTGCGGACCCAGCACACCCGGTGGCGTGCGGCGATGATCGAGTCGCTGCAGGAGGGCTTCTTCGTCTGCGACGCCGAGGGGCAGGTCGTCGAGATCAACGCCGCCTTCACCGAGCTGCTGGGCTTCGGCACCGGCGGGCTGCCCTACGCCCCGCCGTTCCCCTGGTGGCCGGACCGCGACGCCGACGCCGACGCCCACCGCCAGGTCGCCGAGGCGTCCGAGCGCGCGTGGGACGAGCCGGCCGGCAGCCTGGTCCTGCCGATGCGGCACCAGGACGGCCACCGGGTGTGGATCGCGATCGCCTACACCCGGCTGCACGACGACGAGGGCCGCCGCCGGGTGGTCGGCACGATCCGCGACGTCACGGCCGAGCGCTACGCCGTGCAGCGCGAAACCGCGCTCGCGTCGATGAACCAGCGCCTCGCCGGGATCAGCGGGGCGCCCGAGGTGCTGCGGACCGCGCTGAAGCTGCTGCGCGAGCTGTGGGACGCCCGGCGCGTCCTGGCGGTGACCTGGCCGCGGGACGGCGAACCGGAGGTCGCGTCCACCGACCCGGCCGATCCACAGTGGACCGAGCTCCCCACGCCGCTGCGCGCGAGCCTCGACCACGTCCGTGGGCTCCCGGCGCTGCACGCGGCCGCGGCCGGCAGCGGCGCGGGCACCACCGTCGACCACCCCGGCGGCCGGCTGACGCTGTGGGTCGAGCCCCCGGCGGGCCGCCCGCTCGGCACCGAAGACCGGACGCTGCTGGCGCTGCTGGCCGGAACGCTCGCGCACGCGCTGAGCCGCGCCCACCGCGACGACCAGCAGCGCGAGGTCGCGCTCGCGCTGCAACGCTCGATCCTCGGCCCGGCCCGGCTGCCCGAGGGCTTCGCGGTGCGCTACGAGCCCGCGACCCCGCCGCTGGAGGTCGGCGGTGACTGGTACGACGTCGTCCCGCTGGCCGGCGAGCGGATCGGCATCGTCGTCGGCGACTGCGTCGGCCGGGGCCTCGCCGCGGCCGCGGTGATGGGCCAGCTGCGCAGTGCCTGCCGCGCGCTGCTGCTGGAGACCGGCAGCCCGGCGCCGACGCTCGCCGCGCTCGACCGGTTCGCCTGGCGGCTGCCGGGCGCGGTGTGCACCACGGTCTTCTGCGGCGTCCTCGACCCGGCGGCCGGCACGCTCACCTACAGCAGCGCCGGGCACCTGCCCGCCTCGCTGGTCCACCGGAACGGCACGGCCGAGTTCCTGGAGGATGCCGGCAGCGTGCCGCTGGCCGTCCGCGTCGCGGCACCGCGCCCGGAGACCAAGGCGGTCGTGCCGATCGGCTCGCTGCTGATGCTCTACACCGACGGGCTGGTGGAGCGCCGCCGCGAGTCGCTCGACGACGGCATGGACCGTGCCATGACGGTCGCCCACGACACGCGCGGCGCCGAACTCGGCGAGGTCGCGGCCGCCCTGATGGACCGGCTCCGCCCGGCGGAGGGCTACGAGGACGACGTCGCGCTGCTGCTGTACCGGCGTTCGGTCCCCGCGCTGGACTTCGAGTTCGCCGCGCACCCGGACCACCTGGCCTCGACCCGGCACTGGCTGCGGGCGTGGCTGGCCAACGCCGAACTCGACGCGGACCTCGCCCAGGACGTGCTCGTCGCGGCGGGTGAGGCCTGCGCCAACGCCGTCGAGCACGCCTACGGCGAGGACGGCGGCGCGACCGCCCACCTGGCGGCCCGGCTCACCGGCAGGCACCTGGTCGTCACCGTGACCGACCAGGGCCGCTGGAAGCAGCCACCGCCGGACAACCACGTGCTGCGCGGCCGCGGCGTGCCGATGATGGAAGCGCTGGCCGACGCGGTCGCCTTCCGGCACGATTCGGCCGGGACCACCGTCACGCTGGAATGGAGGATCGGCTCGTGA
- a CDS encoding STAS domain-containing protein, giving the protein MTTALTLLSGPGDDGDRVLTVTGEIDMSNAAEFGAALDHELAAGPAVTVDLTKVTYLDSAGVAVLFDRAGDHDLRLLAPRLLDRVLRVSGLTQVAKVVLR; this is encoded by the coding sequence GTGACGACGGCACTAACGCTGCTCAGCGGCCCGGGCGACGACGGCGACCGGGTCCTGACCGTCACCGGTGAGATCGACATGAGCAACGCCGCGGAGTTCGGCGCGGCGCTGGACCACGAGCTGGCGGCGGGTCCTGCCGTCACCGTCGACCTCACCAAGGTGACCTACCTCGACAGTGCCGGCGTGGCGGTGCTGTTCGACCGGGCGGGCGACCACGACCTGCGGTTGCTCGCGCCCCGGCTGCTGGACCGGGTGCTGCGGGTGTCCGGGCTCACCCAGGTGGCGAAGGTCGTGCTCCGCTGA
- a CDS encoding GAF and ANTAR domain-containing protein: MTGEPILPEHLDELTAAMADLTGALETEPAEAEILDAVCAEAVRAIPGADMASITAIRDGEPTTAAATDERAVEIDRAQYAAGAGPCLEAAETGEIVRVPLATAGATWPEFTARAVDLGVGSYLAAPLRVDEHLSGALNLFGYGDHGFAETDSRLLQLYTTVVSFGLRTTRRYHRARQRAVELEAAMRSRAVIEQAKGILMAVHRISADDAMKRLVTESQRTNVKLRDIATRFVEELSSSESL, from the coding sequence GTGACCGGTGAGCCGATCCTGCCCGAGCACCTCGACGAGCTGACCGCCGCGATGGCGGACCTCACGGGCGCCCTGGAAACCGAACCAGCCGAAGCGGAGATCCTCGACGCCGTCTGCGCCGAGGCGGTCCGCGCCATCCCCGGCGCCGACATGGCGAGCATCACCGCGATCCGCGACGGCGAGCCGACGACCGCGGCCGCCACGGACGAGCGCGCGGTCGAGATCGACCGCGCCCAGTACGCGGCCGGCGCCGGTCCCTGCCTGGAGGCCGCCGAGACCGGCGAAATCGTCCGGGTGCCGCTGGCCACGGCGGGCGCGACGTGGCCGGAGTTCACCGCACGGGCGGTGGACCTCGGCGTCGGCAGCTACCTCGCCGCGCCCCTGCGCGTCGACGAACACCTGTCCGGAGCGCTCAACCTGTTCGGCTACGGCGACCACGGGTTCGCGGAGACCGACTCGCGGCTGCTGCAGCTCTACACCACGGTCGTCTCGTTCGGGTTGCGCACGACCCGGCGCTACCACCGGGCCCGCCAGCGCGCGGTCGAACTCGAAGCGGCGATGCGGTCGCGGGCGGTGATCGAGCAGGCCAAGGGCATCCTGATGGCCGTGCACCGGATCAGCGCCGACGACGCGATGAAGCGGCTGGTCACGGAGTCGCAGCGGACCAACGTGAAGCTCCGGGACATCGCCACCCGGTTCGTCGAAGAACTGTCCTCTTCGGAGTCCCTCTGA
- a CDS encoding ATP-binding protein — MEELGSDGWRYRGTVSPRTLPSLRRHLVSWLRRRAGDEVGREADDVVLACWEAMANVLDHAYHGRPGLIDVRARIDQDVLIITVADQGRWATLAERADGGRGLRLIQALVDGLDLRTTDGGTVITLTWPFPARRTA; from the coding sequence GTGGAAGAGCTGGGATCGGACGGATGGCGGTACCGCGGCACGGTTTCGCCACGGACCCTGCCGAGCCTGCGCCGGCACCTGGTGTCGTGGTTGCGCCGGCGGGCCGGTGACGAGGTCGGGCGGGAGGCCGACGACGTCGTGCTGGCCTGCTGGGAAGCGATGGCCAACGTGCTCGACCACGCCTACCACGGGCGGCCGGGGCTGATCGACGTCCGCGCCCGCATCGACCAGGACGTGCTGATCATCACCGTCGCCGACCAGGGCCGCTGGGCCACGCTGGCCGAGCGCGCGGACGGCGGCCGCGGGCTGCGCCTGATCCAGGCCCTCGTCGACGGCCTCGACCTGCGGACCACCGACGGCGGCACGGTCATCACGCTCACCTGGCCGTTCCCGGCCCGGCGCACCGCCTGA